The Trichomycterus rosablanca isolate fTriRos1 chromosome 17, fTriRos1.hap1, whole genome shotgun sequence DNA segment gcacaggttgctactggaatcctcttccactcctccatgatgacatcacggagctggtggatgttagacaccttgaactcctccaccttccacttgaggatgcgccacaggtgctcaattgggtttagtccatcacctttaccttcagcttcctcagcaaggcagttgtcatcttggaggttgtgtttggagtcgttatcctgttggaaaactgccatgaggcccagttttcgaagggaggggatcatgctctgtttcagaatgtcacagtacatgttggaattcatgtttccctcaatgacctgcagctccccagtgccagcaacactcatgcagcccaagaccatgatgctaccaccaccatgcttgactgtaggcaagatacagttgtcttggtacttctcaacagggcgccaccacacatgctggacaccatctgagccaaacaagtttatcttggtctcgtcagaccacagggcattccagtaatccatgttcttggactgcttgtcttcagcaaactgtttgcgggctttcttgtgcgtcagcttccttctgggatgacgaccatgcagaccgagttgatgcagtgtgcggcgtatggtctgagcactgacaggctgacctcccacatcttcaacctctgcagcaatgctggcagcactcatgtgtctattttttatagccaacctctggatatgacgccgaacacgtggactcaacttctttggtcgaccctggcgaagcctgttccgagtggaacctgtcctggaaaaccgctgtatgaccttggccaccatgctgtagctcagtttcagggtgttagcaatcttcttatagcccaggccatctttgtggagagcaacaattctatttctcacatcctcagagagttctttgccatgaggtgccatgttgaatatccagtggccagtatgagagaattgtacccaaaacaccaaatttaacagccctgctccccatttacacctgggaccttgacacatgacaccagggagggacaacgacacatttgggcacaatttggacatgttcactgtggggtgtactcacttatgttgccagctatttagacattaatggctgtgtgttgagttattttcagaagacagtaaatctacactgctatacaagctgtacactgactactctaagttatatccaagtttcatgtctatagtgttgtcccatgaaaagatataatcaaatatttgcagaaatgtgaggggtgtactcacttttgtgatacactgtatttagcaTGATTTGTTTAGCTGCTGCCTGCAAATGCATTTGTGTAGACCGTTAAACTAAACCCTGCACTTCtgagtaataaaaaatatatacttttaCAACAAACTTTCATAACAACTGAACAAATCAAATTCTAGAATCAAACATTATGGTGTAATAAAGACCTAAATGTCTCACAATGACAATGATAATAGAACTTACTTGGTCTCTTCCATACTGAAATTTAAGGGGTCACTCTCCGAGTCTGCTTCTGTGAGCCCATTGGTGGAACAAGTTGATGTGGGGTCTGGAGGGGTGACGATTTCCTCTCCTTCGTCTGAAGCAAGCGCAAGCTCTTCTTCAGTCACAGCTAAGCAAAAAGTGAAGCAACAGTTTCATGAAAATcttcacattttaaaaattatttaggCATTAGTGTTAGGGGGCTCACAGTGTGGTCCCaattataattacagcatcagATGATGGCTATTCTGATAGAGTTTGATTTAGCTGATTCTGTTTTTTCATCCCAGTGGGGTACTACCACTTTACTGGTTGTGCTTTTGACCAGATGgtaaataatggagatcagtgtgtgactctctgtgctcGATATTGTTTTCTGTGTGAACCTGTCGATGGCAAGGTGAAGAGGGGGCATGTTTGATATGGTCCTCCCCCGGTCAGGGTAGGGTTCTGCAGAAATTAGGGGAAAGATACAACTGAGTAATTGAATAGGACTATATCGGGAGAAACAGGAAATGTATATAACTATTTATTAACAGAACTGATTGTTACCTTCCTAAGATTACTAAATTGCACATAAATCTTCCAATCAAACCGTTTTCAGATTTTGTACATGTGAAATTACTATTgagtcaaataaaaaataaagatgagACATTGCAGGTGGGTTATGAGCATGGCATCACTATTTTAGGGTTCTTGGGCTTCCTTACCCTGATTGTCCAGTTTGTGTAGGCCAGGCAGGGTTCTCAGCACAGTCAGACGGTACTTCACTGGGTCGATCTCACAGCACGGGTTCTCTGCCAACCACAGAACCTTAAGGCAGGCCAggttttttaggtgccgtagtTCAGACAGATTTTGAATGTCATTCCGCCTTAAATACAGCTCGGTCAGATTCTGACAGTTTGTGATGTGTTCCAGAGAGGAGATTTTATTGGCACTGGGGGAGAAAAGTGTaggaaaaaagcattttaacctAAGAATAAAACCTCATGTGGTAAAGCTGTCTGTCAGTCATTTTCTAGTACAATAATATATGAATAGTGCTGCTGAATCAGACCTACCTTAAAGTTAGAACCTCAATATTAGGAATCTCGGAGAATATTGATATCTAAGGAGGAACATAATCACCCCAGTGATCAGTACAGAATACAGAGAGAAATCGCCTACTAGGTTTTGGTAACATAcctttaaacataaataataatgaattcatACTCACGTCAGTCAGATTGCAACCCCTATAACAAAAAACATGAACGAGAAAAAATTAGTAGGCTGACAAGGCTAACTGATCACATATGCattatgtaaaagaaaacgtttgtgtcataaattaaaaaagtttGTCTCCTGTGAGTATGCAGGCACTGTCCAGCTGTAAGTGGAAATGCTAGTGGTAAACATGTATCTGGTCTACAGTCTAATCATGACACATTAGTGTATTCCTTGTGGGTCAAAATCAGCAAAGTGTTGAATGGGAGGTACATAGGTGCTTAACTGGGTTAGGATTTGACTGTGAAGTCCATATCACAGATATACATAAACCTTATACTTCTAATCATATTAAGACATACAGTAACCCAGTGTGCATTGTGGATAGGGGCATTGTTAACATAATAAAAAGTTTGCCTGTATACCATTCAGATGATC contains these protein-coding regions:
- the cfap410 gene encoding cilia and flagella associated protein 410; translation: MKLTRKLVLARAKASDLESVKKLNCWGCNLTDISIFSEIPNIEVLTLSANKISSLEHITNCQNLTELYLRRNDIQNLSELRHLKNLACLKVLWLAENPCCEIDPVKYRLTVLRTLPGLHKLDNQAVTEEELALASDEGEEIVTPPDPTSTCSTNGLTEADSESDPLNFSMEETNKIRAQLGMKPLPRDKFPSFSSPREAGAPVKKKSHTLEAVLLLLKDLNMEELKMVQRATENKLKACSRQKEKQKIQVTEH